In Dermatophilus congolensis, a genomic segment contains:
- a CDS encoding methylenetetrahydrofolate reductase — translation MDQPENNNSPALTDDVAVRRMLGDATEPEPGRPPRVRPGATATAGPVATMSEVGVARVKETIAHAKGELLFFGITPPRRSTDPEKLPEIAERTLARLDGLALDSLILYDLADESSRTEQERPFPFSETHDPASYQAEYLQAWEGHSIIYRSVGKYTPEQLRSFLHTAPAEVSTVFVGAPSKNTPVKMTLRDAYEVYRHENSPTRLGAVAIPERHARHGDEQDRLVMKQRQGCSFFVTQVVYDRRSAKDMVSDYARALRTEKDLRPAPIIFTLSVCGSLKSLEFLRWLGVDVPRWLSNELEDTDNPLALSAAHAIGAAQELSQYCRHLGIPFGFNVESVSSRKVEIEASVQLAHEVSQLLRR, via the coding sequence GTGGATCAACCCGAGAACAACAACTCTCCTGCCCTGACCGACGACGTAGCCGTGCGCCGCATGCTAGGCGACGCAACCGAACCTGAGCCAGGCCGACCCCCACGAGTACGGCCCGGTGCAACAGCCACAGCAGGCCCCGTCGCAACGATGTCAGAAGTCGGGGTAGCGCGAGTGAAAGAAACAATCGCTCACGCCAAAGGAGAACTGCTGTTCTTCGGCATCACCCCACCACGGCGCTCCACTGATCCAGAAAAACTGCCAGAAATCGCCGAACGCACCCTGGCCCGCCTGGACGGCCTCGCGCTGGACTCACTGATCCTGTACGACCTCGCCGACGAAAGCAGCCGCACCGAACAAGAACGCCCATTCCCGTTCTCCGAAACACACGACCCGGCCTCCTACCAAGCCGAATACCTACAAGCCTGGGAAGGGCACAGCATCATCTACCGTTCAGTCGGTAAATACACCCCAGAACAGCTACGCAGCTTCTTGCACACCGCACCTGCAGAAGTGTCCACCGTGTTCGTGGGGGCACCCTCAAAAAACACCCCCGTAAAAATGACCCTGCGGGACGCCTACGAGGTATACCGACACGAAAACTCACCGACGCGACTAGGGGCGGTTGCCATCCCCGAACGTCACGCTCGCCACGGAGACGAGCAAGATCGCCTCGTCATGAAACAACGACAAGGCTGCTCCTTCTTCGTCACCCAAGTCGTCTACGACCGAAGGTCCGCCAAAGACATGGTGTCCGACTACGCCCGCGCCCTACGCACCGAAAAAGACCTCCGCCCCGCCCCCATCATCTTCACCCTGTCCGTCTGCGGATCCCTGAAATCACTCGAGTTCCTACGCTGGCTCGGTGTAGACGTACCCCGATGGCTCAGCAACGAACTCGAAGACACCGACAACCCCCTGGCTCTATCTGCCGCACATGCCATCGGAGCCGCACAAGAACTATCCCAATACTGCCGCCACCTAGGCATCCCCTTCGGATTCAACGTCGAATCAGTCTCCAGCCGAAAAGTAGAAATCGAAGCCTCCGTGCAACTCGCCCACGAAGTCTCCCAACTACTTCGACGCTAA
- a CDS encoding riboflavin synthase, whose translation MFTGIVEEVGQVVAVQWLTDSAVLRVRSALATSDACPGDSIAVSGVCLTVVEVDGDTFSVDVMRETLLRSSLDGVEPGVRVNVERAMPASGRFGGHVVQGHVDGVGTVRSRVPGQRWEVVAFDLPQQLQRYVVHKGSIALDGVSLTVSALTATGCEVSLIPTTLEATTLGQVEVGDRVNVEVDVVAKYVERLLGPCGQGAVGA comes from the coding sequence ATGTTCACGGGAATTGTTGAAGAGGTTGGTCAGGTCGTTGCGGTGCAGTGGTTGACGGATTCGGCTGTGCTGCGGGTGCGTAGCGCGTTGGCGACTTCGGATGCGTGTCCGGGTGATTCGATCGCGGTCAGCGGTGTGTGCTTGACGGTGGTTGAGGTGGATGGGGACACGTTTTCGGTGGATGTGATGCGTGAGACGTTGCTGCGTTCTTCACTTGATGGGGTGGAGCCGGGGGTGCGGGTGAATGTGGAGCGGGCGATGCCAGCCTCGGGTCGTTTTGGTGGGCATGTGGTGCAGGGGCACGTGGATGGGGTGGGGACTGTGCGTTCGCGTGTGCCGGGGCAGAGATGGGAGGTAGTTGCTTTTGATCTGCCGCAGCAGTTGCAGCGGTATGTGGTGCATAAAGGGTCGATTGCGTTGGATGGGGTGTCGTTGACGGTGAGTGCGTTGACGGCGACGGGGTGTGAGGTGTCGTTGATTCCTACAACTTTGGAGGCGACCACGTTGGGTCAGGTGGAGGTTGGGGACAGGGTGAATGTGGAGGTTGATGTGGTGGCCAAGTATGTCGAGCGGTTGTTGGGTCCGTGTGGCCAGGGTGCGGTGGGAGCGTGA
- a CDS encoding DUF3499 domain-containing protein, which translates to MPSMRRCTRTACGRRAVATLTYNYADSTAVLGALSTYAEPHSYDLCPKHAERLTAPQGWEVVRLIDDFESLPDPTDDLTAVADAVRDADVWEQATRHAAQEDRALSRYGRSRRDVAVGGEPLTSRTPRLRVLRDSDVPDSGR; encoded by the coding sequence GTGCCTTCCATGCGACGTTGTACCCGGACCGCGTGTGGGCGGCGGGCGGTGGCCACGCTGACCTACAACTACGCCGACTCCACGGCGGTGCTTGGCGCGTTGTCTACCTACGCCGAGCCACACAGTTACGACCTGTGCCCCAAACATGCTGAGCGGCTGACTGCTCCGCAGGGCTGGGAGGTCGTGCGGCTTATTGACGATTTTGAAAGCCTTCCTGACCCAACGGATGACCTGACAGCTGTTGCGGACGCTGTTCGAGATGCGGATGTGTGGGAGCAGGCGACGCGACACGCAGCTCAGGAGGATCGCGCGTTGTCACGTTATGGCCGTTCGCGCCGTGACGTTGCGGTAGGGGGCGAACCGTTGACGTCGAGGACTCCTCGTCTTCGTGTGCTTCGAGACAGCGACGTTCCGGACTCCGGCCGTTAG
- a CDS encoding PH domain-containing protein: MPTEQGLMVRNLFRKRHFEWAEILRVQFGGGGPWAYLDVMDGEVLETVSVMAIQKADGAKAIKEASRLSALVQFHSSAEPHRDTPGA; this comes from the coding sequence GTGCCTACGGAACAGGGGCTTATGGTTCGGAATCTGTTCCGTAAGAGACATTTTGAGTGGGCGGAGATTTTGCGGGTCCAATTCGGCGGGGGAGGGCCCTGGGCATACCTGGATGTCATGGATGGGGAAGTTTTGGAAACAGTGAGTGTGATGGCGATCCAGAAAGCTGACGGCGCCAAGGCAATCAAAGAAGCCTCACGCCTGTCAGCGCTGGTGCAGTTCCACTCCAGCGCTGAACCACATCGGGACACCCCAGGGGCCTAG
- the rpe gene encoding ribulose-phosphate 3-epimerase encodes MQISPSILSADFAHLASELQAIANADWAHVDVMDNHFVPNLTLGLPIVESLLKVTPVPLDCHLMIEDPDRWAPQFAQAGAQSVTFHAEAAADPVTLARAIRAAGARASMAIKPGTDFGPYEDLLPELDMVLVMTVEPGFGGQKFMADMMPKVAQVREAVRRHGGDIWVQVDGGVSASTIEQCAEAGADVFVAGSAVYGAESAASAVDELRALAHKHRHV; translated from the coding sequence GTGCAGATTTCACCGAGTATTTTGTCCGCAGATTTTGCTCATTTGGCTTCGGAGTTGCAGGCGATTGCGAATGCTGATTGGGCGCATGTGGATGTGATGGATAACCATTTCGTCCCGAATTTGACGTTGGGGTTGCCCATCGTGGAGTCGTTGTTGAAGGTGACTCCTGTTCCGTTGGATTGTCATTTGATGATTGAGGATCCGGATCGGTGGGCGCCGCAGTTCGCGCAGGCCGGTGCGCAGAGTGTGACGTTTCATGCGGAGGCCGCTGCTGATCCGGTGACGTTGGCGCGCGCTATTCGTGCTGCGGGTGCGCGGGCGTCGATGGCGATTAAGCCGGGTACGGATTTTGGTCCGTATGAGGATTTGTTGCCGGAGCTGGACATGGTGTTGGTGATGACGGTTGAGCCTGGTTTTGGTGGCCAGAAGTTTATGGCTGACATGATGCCGAAGGTGGCGCAGGTGCGTGAGGCTGTGCGTCGTCATGGTGGCGATATTTGGGTGCAGGTTGATGGTGGCGTGTCGGCGTCGACGATTGAGCAGTGTGCTGAGGCGGGCGCGGATGTTTTTGTGGCTGGTTCTGCCGTGTATGGGGCGGAGTCTGCGGCTTCGGCGGTGGATGAGTTGCGCGCGTTGGCTCACAAGCACAGGCATGTCTGA
- the ribD gene encoding bifunctional diaminohydroxyphosphoribosylaminopyrimidine deaminase/5-amino-6-(5-phosphoribosylamino)uracil reductase RibD: MVAAVVGARDLVHLRAALDAAVLGPAADPNPRVGCVITDSAGVQLGVGYHRGAGTAHAEVDALLRVRESGVSPVGGTAYVTLEPCNHTGRTGPCAMVLVESGVSRVVVLRHDAGVLSGRGAQTLRAAGVRVDSVPQWCRDAGQSDEARCARELVAQAGDLVREWEFAVLQGRPWVTWKFAATLDGRSAAADGSSKWITGPQARADVHVRRAAAGAIVVGTGTVLADDPALTVRDSSGGLVGRQPLRVVVGCRDVPGDARVFMTVRSAPSLLPALHLRTRDPQVVLAQLHARQVRHVWLEGGPTLAAAFVRAGLVDEVVAYVAPALLGSGVGAVGDLGVSSMSQVRRFELCEVERVGADVRCVLRVPGAVHEERVSGVSVPERSVA; this comes from the coding sequence ATGGTTGCGGCCGTGGTCGGGGCGCGTGATCTGGTTCATTTGCGTGCCGCGTTGGATGCTGCCGTGTTGGGGCCAGCTGCTGATCCGAATCCTCGTGTGGGTTGTGTGATTACGGATTCGGCCGGGGTGCAGCTGGGGGTTGGGTATCACCGGGGTGCTGGTACGGCGCATGCTGAGGTGGATGCGTTGCTCCGGGTACGGGAAAGTGGCGTTTCACCGGTGGGGGGGACGGCGTACGTGACTTTGGAGCCGTGCAATCACACTGGCCGGACGGGACCGTGTGCGATGGTGCTGGTGGAGTCAGGTGTGTCTCGGGTGGTGGTGTTGCGTCACGATGCGGGCGTGTTGTCTGGTCGGGGTGCGCAGACGCTGCGTGCTGCTGGGGTGCGGGTGGATAGTGTGCCGCAGTGGTGCCGGGATGCTGGGCAGAGCGATGAGGCGCGGTGTGCGCGGGAGTTGGTGGCCCAGGCTGGTGACTTGGTGCGGGAGTGGGAATTTGCGGTGCTGCAGGGGCGCCCGTGGGTGACATGGAAGTTCGCGGCGACGTTGGATGGGCGTTCGGCAGCGGCTGATGGGTCGAGTAAGTGGATTACTGGTCCGCAGGCACGCGCGGATGTGCATGTGCGGCGTGCAGCGGCGGGGGCGATTGTGGTGGGTACGGGCACGGTGTTGGCTGATGATCCGGCATTGACGGTGCGTGATAGCTCCGGTGGGTTAGTGGGGCGGCAGCCGTTGCGGGTGGTGGTGGGGTGTCGTGATGTTCCTGGTGATGCGCGTGTTTTTATGACTGTTCGGTCGGCGCCGTCGTTGTTGCCAGCGCTGCACCTGCGGACGCGGGATCCGCAGGTGGTGTTGGCGCAGTTGCATGCTCGGCAGGTGCGGCATGTGTGGCTGGAGGGTGGGCCGACGTTGGCGGCGGCGTTTGTGCGGGCTGGGTTGGTGGATGAGGTGGTGGCGTATGTGGCACCGGCGTTGTTGGGCTCTGGGGTGGGGGCGGTGGGTGATCTCGGTGTTTCTTCGATGAGTCAGGTGCGTCGTTTCGAGTTGTGTGAGGTGGAGCGCGTGGGTGCAGATGTGCGCTGTGTGTTGCGTGTTCCGGGTGCGGTGCACGAGGAGCGAGTCAGTGGTGTTTCGGTTCCGGAAAGGTCGGTTGCGTAG
- a CDS encoding TIGR03089 family protein: MFDTHRFLNTLTTDPTTPRITRYDSWGRIELSGRVLGNWVAKATNLLRTEYSPQPLDVIALDLPAGHWRTLYWALATWACGAHLHIIDPETDLATVTTSTGSPLLAITDRPTKWTHLPLDTIAVSTAPLARSFDSDLAGALDEAAEISSYPDNADLATIADPHDPACSDHGYEVTYNDLISPHSPERLLLPLSADTSRMQTLTLITSVLAAGGSIVTSDTTEDLNRLATIERANLHHL, translated from the coding sequence GTGTTTGACACCCACCGCTTCCTCAACACCCTCACCACCGACCCCACCACCCCACGCATCACCCGCTACGACTCCTGGGGACGAATCGAACTATCCGGACGCGTCCTGGGCAACTGGGTAGCAAAAGCCACAAACCTACTTCGCACCGAATACAGCCCCCAACCTCTGGACGTCATCGCACTCGACCTACCCGCAGGCCACTGGCGCACTCTCTACTGGGCCCTGGCAACCTGGGCATGCGGAGCGCACCTACACATCATCGACCCCGAAACCGACCTAGCCACCGTCACAACATCCACTGGGTCCCCCCTTTTAGCCATCACTGACCGTCCCACCAAGTGGACACACCTGCCCCTAGACACAATCGCTGTCTCCACCGCCCCCCTAGCACGCAGCTTCGACAGCGACCTCGCCGGTGCACTTGACGAAGCCGCAGAAATCTCCTCCTACCCCGACAACGCAGACCTGGCCACCATCGCCGACCCCCACGACCCCGCCTGCTCCGACCACGGTTACGAAGTCACCTACAACGACCTCATCAGCCCCCACTCACCAGAACGACTCCTGCTCCCCCTGTCAGCAGACACATCCCGAATGCAGACACTCACCCTCATCACCTCAGTCCTAGCGGCAGGAGGATCCATCGTCACCAGTGACACCACAGAAGACCTCAACCGACTCGCCACAATCGAACGAGCCAACCTGCACCACCTGTAA
- a CDS encoding SpoIID/LytB domain-containing protein — protein MSAPAHAATRDTVSRPTSGGFVISGQGFGHGRGMSQWGAYGAATAGLSWSRILDFYYPGTVRSKLPESTMRVWLSADNDGDTRIAPARGMSLTVGATRRALPSGNGYRAWRAVRSGKTLNVQYLNNANTWRPYTTTTGSAVIFATNSGLVDVLLPGGNVKRVRGSVSAVSDRAATSGMRTVLNSSMESYLRSVVPNEMPASWHPNALAAQTVAARTYAAAYRTNQRARKATWDICDSTTCQVFKGVANTSRRGTRTPGEYTSTDAAIKATTGTVLRTRNKNFAFAEFSASNGGWTAEGGPYYQVAKADPYDGRMKNPNSSWSVTISPAKMDAAFGVGTVRSLRITQRDGHGARGGRVLSVLVSGSRGTKTVSGDSFRWALRLRSDWVSFAG, from the coding sequence ATGTCCGCTCCCGCGCATGCCGCCACCCGAGACACCGTAAGCCGCCCCACTAGTGGCGGCTTTGTTATTTCTGGGCAAGGGTTCGGTCACGGCCGCGGAATGAGCCAGTGGGGCGCATATGGTGCAGCAACCGCTGGGCTTAGCTGGAGCCGGATCTTGGACTTCTACTACCCGGGCACCGTGCGCTCCAAGCTCCCCGAAAGCACAATGCGTGTTTGGCTGAGCGCAGATAACGACGGTGACACCCGCATCGCACCGGCACGCGGAATGTCCCTCACTGTGGGAGCAACCCGAAGAGCACTCCCATCGGGTAACGGATACCGGGCATGGCGCGCAGTCCGCTCCGGTAAAACTCTCAACGTCCAGTACCTCAACAACGCAAACACCTGGCGGCCATACACCACAACCACGGGTTCAGCTGTCATCTTTGCCACAAATTCAGGACTCGTGGACGTTCTCCTGCCAGGTGGAAATGTCAAACGAGTACGCGGATCGGTTTCTGCCGTCAGTGACCGCGCCGCCACCTCGGGGATGCGCACCGTCCTGAATTCCAGCATGGAGTCCTACCTGCGCAGTGTCGTCCCCAACGAAATGCCCGCCTCTTGGCACCCGAACGCTCTGGCTGCACAAACGGTCGCTGCCCGCACCTACGCGGCCGCATACCGCACTAACCAACGAGCAAGGAAAGCTACCTGGGATATCTGCGACAGCACTACCTGCCAGGTTTTCAAAGGCGTCGCAAACACGAGCAGACGCGGAACTCGCACGCCCGGTGAATACACCTCAACCGACGCCGCGATCAAAGCCACAACGGGAACGGTGCTACGCACCCGAAACAAAAACTTCGCTTTCGCTGAATTCTCTGCCAGCAATGGCGGATGGACCGCCGAAGGTGGCCCGTATTACCAGGTAGCAAAAGCAGACCCATACGACGGTCGAATGAAAAACCCGAATTCCAGCTGGTCTGTCACCATCTCCCCAGCGAAAATGGACGCAGCATTCGGGGTAGGGACGGTGCGCTCGCTGCGGATCACGCAACGCGATGGGCACGGCGCTCGCGGTGGGCGGGTGTTGAGTGTCTTGGTGTCTGGTTCACGGGGAACGAAGACTGTTTCTGGGGATTCGTTCCGGTGGGCGCTTAGGTTGCGTTCTGATTGGGTGTCGTTCGCTGGGTGA
- a CDS encoding nucleoside/nucleotide kinase family protein, whose translation MPEVVGVEEALARACRLGLGASAGGERFVLGLVGPPGVGKSTFARALMESLWGDVDAALCGMDGFHLAHEVLAARGDVGRKGAPETFDAEGYVNLLRRLRARDEEVVWAPVYERALHNGVAGAVGVPASVSFLVTEGNYLLLDSGAWAKVRGLLDEVWFVQGDESLRVQRLVQRHQLHGRSAEAALERATRGVDAQNAVLVAATRDRADLVVDVRGWECAVC comes from the coding sequence ATGCCTGAGGTTGTGGGGGTTGAGGAGGCGTTGGCTCGGGCGTGCCGGTTGGGTTTGGGGGCTTCGGCTGGTGGTGAGCGTTTTGTGTTGGGTTTGGTGGGGCCGCCGGGGGTGGGGAAGTCCACGTTTGCGCGGGCGTTGATGGAGTCGCTGTGGGGTGATGTGGATGCTGCGTTGTGCGGGATGGATGGTTTTCATCTGGCGCATGAGGTGCTCGCGGCTCGTGGTGATGTGGGTCGTAAGGGGGCGCCGGAGACGTTTGATGCTGAGGGGTATGTGAATTTGTTGCGGCGGTTGCGTGCTCGTGATGAGGAGGTGGTGTGGGCTCCGGTGTATGAGCGGGCGTTGCATAACGGGGTTGCGGGTGCGGTGGGGGTGCCGGCGTCGGTGTCGTTTTTGGTGACGGAGGGGAATTACTTGTTGTTGGATTCGGGGGCGTGGGCGAAGGTGCGTGGTTTGTTGGATGAGGTGTGGTTTGTGCAGGGGGATGAGTCGTTGCGGGTGCAGCGGTTGGTGCAGCGGCATCAGTTGCATGGTCGTTCTGCTGAGGCGGCGTTAGAGCGGGCGACTCGTGGGGTGGATGCGCAGAACGCGGTGTTGGTTGCGGCTACGCGGGATCGGGCGGACTTGGTGGTGGATGTGCGGGGTTGGGAGTGCGCTGTTTGTTGA
- a CDS encoding metallopeptidase family protein: MNATGPHTPRRRDRRGRGIRGPLAWPAVPAMKSRSDRFDEAVLDALERIERRLGGHIENLEIAVELVPPSDPNPWEEQRVPLSRLFPPEQSLPGKIVLYRRPIETGLESPDDLRYVVFDLVVDQVADALGMDPLTLDPNRPRDWD; encoded by the coding sequence ATGAACGCAACCGGCCCTCACACACCGCGTCGTCGTGACCGCCGCGGACGCGGTATCCGCGGGCCGCTCGCCTGGCCCGCAGTGCCAGCAATGAAATCTCGTTCCGACCGCTTCGACGAAGCTGTCCTCGACGCTCTCGAACGCATTGAACGCCGACTCGGCGGACATATCGAAAACCTCGAGATCGCAGTAGAACTCGTTCCTCCGTCCGACCCTAACCCATGGGAAGAGCAACGAGTTCCCTTATCTCGACTATTCCCGCCAGAACAGTCACTGCCCGGCAAGATCGTCCTATACCGCCGCCCCATCGAAACCGGCCTGGAATCCCCCGACGACCTGCGCTACGTGGTATTCGATCTCGTCGTAGACCAAGTCGCCGACGCACTGGGCATGGATCCACTCACCTTGGATCCCAACCGTCCCCGTGACTGGGACTAA
- a CDS encoding WhiB family transcriptional regulator, protein MNELQLVVEELMVEETELSWQDRALCAQTDPEAFFPEKGGSTREAKRVCTGCEVRAECLEYALENDERFGIWGGLSERERRKLRKRAVV, encoded by the coding sequence ATGAATGAGCTGCAGCTGGTTGTCGAAGAGCTAATGGTTGAGGAGACCGAGCTTTCGTGGCAGGACCGCGCATTGTGTGCCCAAACCGATCCTGAGGCATTTTTTCCCGAGAAGGGCGGATCGACACGCGAGGCTAAGCGCGTCTGCACCGGGTGTGAAGTCCGAGCCGAATGTTTGGAATATGCGCTCGAAAATGATGAGCGTTTTGGAATTTGGGGTGGTTTGTCGGAGCGGGAGCGCAGGAAACTGCGCAAGCGTGCAGTGGTGTGA
- the ribH gene encoding 6,7-dimethyl-8-ribityllumazine synthase, which translates to MAGFGSPDLEHMDGAGLKVAIAAASWHDQFMDALIAGAQLACEEAGVAEPTVIRVPGSFELPVVAAKLAKNHDAVVALGVVIRGGTPHFEYVAHAVTTGLTRVALDSGTPIGFGVLTCDNEAQAADRSGLSTSHESKGHEAAQAAIATAVALRDL; encoded by the coding sequence ATGGCAGGTTTTGGGTCACCAGATTTGGAGCACATGGATGGAGCAGGCCTGAAGGTCGCGATCGCCGCAGCCAGTTGGCATGACCAGTTCATGGATGCTCTCATCGCTGGTGCGCAGCTGGCATGCGAAGAGGCCGGGGTGGCGGAGCCAACCGTGATCCGTGTGCCCGGAAGTTTCGAACTACCTGTTGTGGCAGCCAAACTCGCGAAGAACCACGACGCAGTCGTGGCGCTTGGGGTAGTGATTCGTGGCGGCACACCACATTTCGAATACGTCGCTCATGCGGTCACAACAGGGCTGACCCGAGTGGCGCTAGACAGCGGAACCCCGATCGGGTTCGGGGTTCTCACGTGCGACAACGAAGCCCAAGCCGCTGACCGTTCCGGCTTGAGCACTTCACATGAATCGAAAGGACACGAGGCCGCGCAGGCAGCAATCGCCACCGCCGTGGCATTACGTGACCTGTAA
- the ribB gene encoding 3,4-dihydroxy-2-butanone-4-phosphate synthase, translating to MSVSAQSLVNGAAGESVEGLASVEEALEALRAGRPVLVLDDADRENEGDVVLAAATADAAWVAWTVRHSSGYLCAPMTQERADALGLPAMVQDNQDPHGTAYAVTVDAAVGVSTGISAADRALTARLLADPQAGPQDFTRPGHVVPLRARPGGVLVRGGHTEAAVDLCRLAGLPEVGVIGELVHDSGEMMRAEAVLALGREHRLAVITIEDLVAYRQLHDRVRPGSRTVLPTVHGTFDMVGYLDVLTGAEHVALIAPGPGGVGVDAQGVSTVRVHSECLTGDAFGSRRCDCGPQLEASMARIARDGGVVVYLRGHEGRGVGLLSKLEAYALQDEGEDTVDAQTRLGLPIDAREYGAAAAVLADVGVDRVRLLTGNPAKVSALRQAGFDVVESVSVATPVTSENVRYLETKARRMGHDVMGIPEGATSGAGKDM from the coding sequence ATGAGCGTGTCGGCGCAGTCTTTGGTTAATGGTGCCGCGGGGGAGTCCGTGGAGGGTTTGGCTTCTGTTGAGGAGGCGTTGGAGGCGCTGCGGGCGGGGCGTCCGGTGTTGGTTTTGGATGACGCGGACCGGGAGAACGAGGGGGATGTTGTTCTGGCTGCGGCGACGGCGGATGCGGCGTGGGTGGCGTGGACTGTGCGGCATTCGTCGGGGTATTTGTGTGCGCCGATGACGCAGGAGCGGGCTGATGCGTTAGGGCTTCCCGCGATGGTGCAGGATAACCAGGATCCGCATGGCACTGCGTATGCGGTGACGGTGGATGCTGCTGTGGGGGTGAGTACGGGTATTTCGGCGGCGGATCGTGCGTTGACGGCGCGACTGTTGGCTGACCCGCAGGCTGGCCCGCAGGATTTCACGCGGCCGGGGCATGTGGTTCCGTTGCGGGCTCGGCCGGGGGGTGTGCTGGTGCGGGGTGGGCACACGGAGGCGGCGGTGGATTTGTGTCGGTTGGCGGGGTTGCCTGAGGTGGGGGTGATTGGTGAGTTGGTGCATGATTCTGGGGAGATGATGCGGGCTGAGGCGGTGTTGGCTTTGGGGCGTGAGCATCGTCTTGCGGTGATCACGATTGAGGATTTGGTGGCGTATCGGCAGCTGCATGACCGGGTGCGGCCTGGTTCTAGGACGGTGTTGCCGACGGTTCATGGCACGTTCGACATGGTGGGGTATTTGGATGTGTTGACTGGTGCTGAGCATGTGGCGTTGATAGCGCCAGGGCCTGGTGGGGTGGGGGTTGATGCGCAGGGGGTGAGTACGGTGCGGGTGCATTCGGAGTGTTTGACCGGGGATGCGTTTGGGTCGCGGCGCTGTGATTGTGGCCCGCAGTTGGAGGCGTCGATGGCGCGTATCGCCCGTGATGGGGGAGTGGTGGTGTATCTGCGTGGCCACGAGGGCAGGGGGGTTGGTTTGTTGTCGAAGTTGGAGGCGTATGCGCTGCAGGATGAGGGGGAAGACACTGTGGATGCGCAGACGCGGCTGGGGTTGCCGATTGATGCGCGTGAATATGGTGCCGCGGCGGCTGTCTTGGCCGATGTGGGGGTGGACAGGGTGCGCTTGTTGACGGGTAACCCTGCAAAGGTGTCGGCGCTGCGGCAGGCAGGTTTTGATGTGGTCGAGTCCGTGTCGGTAGCTACGCCTGTGACCAGTGAAAATGTTCGCTATTTGGAAACGAAGGCTCGCCGTATGGGCCATGACGTGATGGGCATACCGGAGGGCGCAACCTCCGGGGCCGGAAAGGATATGTGA
- the pnuC gene encoding nicotinamide riboside transporter PnuC — protein sequence MSDVLQSIYEAQIDVAGYPLYWREIIGNGFGLASAIGGMRRRVWAWPVGIIGNVILFTVFVGAAVGFADGRQPLLGQAFRQVFFVLTSVYGWWMWRRRSAGKAKDAPAIVPRWATTKERATYVATWGVLVVICQQMFAMIGAGWPAPRWYYWTDAWIFVGSFIATYAMARGWVDFWLAWVAVDVVGVPLLWHSQYYPSAVLYAVYGAFVIAGFVVWLNAARNEQATVPPQTELETTSDGG from the coding sequence GTGAGCGACGTTTTACAGTCGATCTACGAGGCACAGATCGACGTGGCCGGTTACCCCCTGTACTGGCGAGAAATCATCGGCAACGGGTTCGGTTTAGCCTCGGCGATTGGCGGTATGCGCCGGCGCGTATGGGCCTGGCCGGTCGGGATCATCGGCAACGTGATCCTGTTCACGGTGTTCGTTGGCGCCGCTGTCGGGTTCGCTGACGGCCGCCAGCCTCTGCTCGGGCAAGCGTTCCGGCAAGTGTTCTTTGTTCTCACCAGCGTGTACGGATGGTGGATGTGGCGCCGCCGCTCTGCAGGAAAAGCAAAAGACGCCCCAGCGATCGTGCCGCGCTGGGCCACCACTAAAGAACGCGCTACGTATGTCGCCACATGGGGCGTTCTCGTGGTGATCTGCCAGCAAATGTTCGCAATGATCGGAGCGGGCTGGCCCGCGCCGCGCTGGTATTACTGGACAGACGCATGGATTTTCGTTGGCTCATTCATTGCCACTTACGCCATGGCCCGCGGATGGGTGGACTTCTGGCTGGCATGGGTGGCCGTAGATGTGGTGGGGGTGCCGCTGCTATGGCACAGCCAGTACTACCCATCAGCAGTGTTGTATGCGGTGTATGGCGCCTTCGTCATCGCTGGTTTCGTGGTGTGGCTGAACGCGGCCCGCAATGAACAAGCCACCGTCCCCCCACAAACCGAACTGGAGACCACCAGCGACGGAGGATAA
- a CDS encoding HD domain-containing protein produces the protein MEHSRASDLGKTNPQQDSWLPLWRHLEDSAHVAELLWDNWLPTAIKNTIASHPRASALGVAGCLLVTSTEASTPPT, from the coding sequence ATGGAGCACAGCCGTGCAAGCGATCTGGGGAAAACAAATCCCCAACAAGACTCATGGCTGCCACTATGGCGCCACCTAGAAGACTCCGCCCACGTCGCAGAGCTCCTTTGGGATAACTGGCTCCCCACCGCCATAAAAAACACCATCGCCTCGCATCCTAGGGCGTCCGCTTTGGGTGTTGCCGGGTGTCTATTGGTCACATCCACGGAGGCGTCTACGCCGCCCACCTGA